GTCGGTGTTCATTATATGGTTGAAGAAGACACCGGTATTTTCCCGCCGCAACTTGTTGAGGTTTGGGGCGGCTCAAATCCAAAACAACTGAAATTGTTAACCATATTTTCAGCACAACTACCGTCGAAAGGTGACAAGCCATCTCTGAAATCCGTTGAATCGAATTTTAAAACCGAAACTGTGACGTATCTGAAAATAGTAGCCAAACCACTAAATAAAATGCCGAAATGGCATCGTGATAAGGATAAAAAAGCGTTGCTGCTGATTGATGAAATGTTTTTGAATTGAGCAAATCGATATTAAATACATATTTAAAAAAGAGAAGAGAAATAGTTTGAGAGGTGTAGGAAAAACTCCGCGCACCTCTGTTTTACTCTGTGGCGCTCCGTGTAACCCAAATCACTTAAAGTAATAATTAGAATAACTCCTCAAAGCTAATGCTAAACAAAGAGGCAGATAAGCAACGTTGAGATGTTGTGGTAAAAGTGCCCAAACAAGAACTGTCAACATTAACAATAAGCTATAATAGAAATAATATCGCGAAATAGGATTATTATGCTTTCGCGAAAAAATAGTAAACGACAAAAAGAAACTCAACGGACTTGCCCAGATCAAATTCAAATTGAACTGAGAATAATGTGTTGTAAAAAACCATAAATACAAAAGCAGTAAACCAATGACACCACAGCTGAAAAACAAAATAAAGTCAAAAAAACGGGCGAAAAATGGTTGGCTGGCGAAAGGAAAACTTAGGACAATTGACAAAATCAGTATAAGGCTAAAACATACCATTGGACTGAAAGAAATTAGCTGAGATTCATTATCTGATTTTTCACTATACCGAAATAAGAAGGTTTTTTCTACCACCAGCGGTGAAAATTTCTCCTTGGATATTATTACTGCCTTGTCATAATTCCACATCAGAAAGTCAGGCAAAAACTTAAATTGTTCGGGTGTGATTTTTCTATCCATCTCAATGCCAAGACAAGTTTCAATTCCTAATTCTCCCCATTTACTTTGTTTTAAATATTGATGCGTAAGTTGTCGGATCGATGCGCCTGATTGGCCATGTTCTTTCACAACTTTTTCGGAATAAAACTTCATGCTATCTCCGAAAACCTTTTTTAGTGCATTATCTATCCG
The nucleotide sequence above comes from Dyadobacter subterraneus. Encoded proteins:
- a CDS encoding lipoprotein N-acyltransferase Lnb domain-containing protein, producing MNYGTFTFDNNFYIKFANGENDYWLSIVPFQQEYYIWAVREKRNVIQQTLNLTLKQRNDLYRFLENNALPQNSVYRYDYFYDNCSNRIDNALKKVFGDSMKFYSEKVVKEHGQSGASIRQLTHQYLKQSKWGELGIETCLGIEMDRKITPEQFKFLPDFLMWNYDKAVIISKEKFSPLVVEKTFLFRYSEKSDNESQLISFSPMVCFSLILILSIVLSFPFASQPFFARFFDFILFFSCGVIGLLLLYLWFFTTHYSQFNLNLIWASPLSFFLSFTIFSRKHNNPISRYYFYYSLLLMLTVLVWALLPQHLNVAYLPLCLALALRSYSNYYFK